From a region of the Zingiber officinale cultivar Zhangliang chromosome 4B, Zo_v1.1, whole genome shotgun sequence genome:
- the LOC121975618 gene encoding uncharacterized protein At1g51745-like isoform X1 has protein sequence MSSKKDGELSCSNVSAGGLVWVRRPNGSWWPGRVVGLDELEAKCVVPPRSGTPIKLLGREDGSMDWYNLAKSARIKAFRCGEFDECIEKVMISGVHSKKRSTSTGKYIRREDAIRHALEIEKPHVLAGNQNGSGNNDSLSLRKMIYDFPKRMKMYKLDKQPNQITRKVDVLEEDSAREVAQPLISSQQKKKLIYTDSKLKEKKRRKTPNDSEENGGIKRMRDLQDIGLGIASNRKSNVHVNNWCSTELLPASHHVVSLSESNISDFCSSSSIKRRKYSVSSLKRKQSHVTQDHENTKIRNCQRSLSKKSKVTKVILPSYGYFGGSFQGQQPSLYELTTNKLKESPSASKASDVPVIISPHYSASSNETPLNPCENIHKMDSTKFDSEVKDFELASMLEVIDNECSNALIDIPLVVRDYLREDLSITIEDLPSKDLECDAAENQHGMSSQGNLVSHYTEGLGESSFTGNAYQVNNIRKKTQKKTLQQYLNGKKNLNGLRFNKNANSKGCINRADQSSNSLKDKVQESSVGLHCTLESQSLTFDPCGQSAKDDSISEAEGIAQDQISGPPLSGNVSYSQSDVVANNGSTHSRDQDRFSKICFQVSTLPRQLFPDNKLSLTDHAKYKVLRKLKYTGLDSHLFDVEVTVKSHYYGSYVPLISLTSKLNIKEIVGHPIPIEVVKDGFTDTFLTKKLACSAENKSNAFVNSQPGRKHNHTNVTSLKMKYSESKKSRLSSRKIRRLSSISVDGKRGVERKMVAKKLAGSTIACVPIRLVFSRITEALTCSSLLTSIS, from the exons ATGAGCAGCAAGAAAGATGGGGAGTTGAGCTGCAGCAATGTGTCAGCTGGTGGACTCGTGTGGGTACGTCGTCCTAATGGCTCATGGTGGCCCGGCCGTGTTGTTGGCCTAGACGAACTGGAGGCGAAATGTGTGGTTCCACCGAGATCAGGGACTCCTATCAAGCTTCTTGGTCGGGAAGATGGAAGTAT GGACTGGTATAATCTTGCAAAATCAGCTCGTATTAAAGCGTTTCGTTGTGGTGAATTTGATGAATGCATTGAGAAGGTCATGATTTCTGGTGTTCACTCAAAGAAACGCTCAACCAGTACAGGAAAGTACATCCGCAGAGAAGATGCTATTCGCCATGCTTTGGAGATTGAAAAGCCTCATGTTCTTGCTGGAAATCAGAATGGCTCAGGAAATAATGATTCTTTATCTTTAAGAAAGATGATTTATGATTTTCCTAAAAGGATGAAGATGTATAAGCTTGACAAACAACCAAATCAAATAACCAGGAAAGTTGATGTTCTGGAAGAAGATTCAGCTCGAGAGGTTGCTCAACCTTTGATATCATCTCAACAGAAAAAGAAGCTTATTTACACTGATAGTAAGTTGAAAgagaaaaagagaaggaaaacTCCAAATGATTCAGAGGAAAATGGAGGGATAAAGCGAATGAGAGATCTTCAGGATATAGGATTGGGGATTGCATCCAATCGAAAGTCTAATGTGCATGTTAACAATTGGTGTTCAACTGAGCTACTGCCTGCCTCTCACCATGTTGTTTCACTCAGTGAATCAAACATTAGTGATTTTTGTAGTTCGAGTTcaataaaaagaagaaaatattCTGTTTCATCTCTGAAACGGAAGCAATCACATGTTACACAAGATCATGAGAACACAAAGATAAGAAATTGTCAGCGTTCACTAAGTAAGAAATCTAAGGTTACTAAAGTTATACTTCCATCATATGGTTATTTTGGTGGTTCTTTCCAAGGACAACAGCCATCTCTTTATGAACTTACTACAAATAAATTGAAGGAATCACCATCTGCTTCAAAGGCCTCAGATGTGCCTGTTATAATTAGCCCACATTATTCAGCATCTTCAAATGAGACACCATTGAATCCATGTGAGAACATTCACAAGATGGACAGTACAAAATTTGATTCTGAAGTGAAGGATTTTGAACTTGCAAGCATGTTGGAGGTTATTGACAATGAATGCTCTAATGCCCTCATTGACATACCATTGGTTGTGAGGGATTATCTTAGAGAAG ATCTTTCTATCACGATTGAAGACTTGCCGAGTAAAGACCTTGAGTGTGATGCAGCAGAAAACCAACATGGCATGTCCAGCCAGGGCAATCTTGTATCACACTACACTGAAGGACTTGGTGAGAGTAGCTTTACTGGAAATGCATATCAAGTAAATAACATCAGGAAAAAGACACAGAAGAAAACCTTGCAACAATATTTGAATGGGAAGAAGAACCTGAATGGATTAAGGTTTAACAAAAATGCAAATTCAAAAGGTTGCATAAACAGAGCTGATCAATCTAGCAATTCCTTGAAGGATAAAGTGCAGGAGTCTTCTGTGGGTTTGCACTGTACATTGGAGAGCCAATCATTAACCTTTGATCCCTGTGGTCAGTCGGCCAAGGATGACTCGATCTCAGAGGCAGAAGGCATTGCCCAAGATCAGATCTCTGGTCCTCCACTCTCCGGAAATGTTAGTTACTCCCAATCAGATGTTGTTGCAAACAACGGTTCTACACATTCAAGAGATCAAGATAGATTCTCCAAGATATGTTTTCAGGTTTCCACTCTTCCAAGACAATTGTTTCCTGACAACAAGCTTTCCCTCACTGACCATGCCAAATACAAGGTTCTCAGGAAACTAAAATATACAGGTTTAGATTCACATCTGTTTGATGTTGAAGTGACTGTAAAATCACACTATTATGGATCCTATGTGCCGCTAATCTCTCTCACGAGTAAATTGAATATTAAAGAAATTGTTGGCCACCCAATACCAATTGAGGTAGTGAAAGATGGCTTTACTGATACCTTTTTGACTAAGAAACTTGCTTGTTCAGCGGAGAATAAGAGTAATGCTTTTGTGAACTCGCAACCAGGAAGGAAACACAATCATACCAATGTGACTTCTCTGAAAATGAAATATTCAGAAAGTAAGAAATCAAGGTTGTCTTCCAGAAAGATAAGAAGGCTGTCATCAATTAGTGTCGACGGCAAGAGGGGAGTAGAGAGAAAAATGGTGGCTAAAAAGTTGGCTGGATCTACTATTGCATGTGTGCCAATCAGACTAGTCTTCAGTAGAATCACGGAAGCATTGACCTGCTCATCTTTATTGACAAGCATCAGTTAA
- the LOC121975618 gene encoding uncharacterized protein At1g51745-like isoform X2 has protein sequence MVARPCCWPRRTGGEMCGSTEIRDSYQASWSGRWKDWYNLAKSARIKAFRCGEFDECIEKVMISGVHSKKRSTSTGKYIRREDAIRHALEIEKPHVLAGNQNGSGNNDSLSLRKMIYDFPKRMKMYKLDKQPNQITRKVDVLEEDSAREVAQPLISSQQKKKLIYTDSKLKEKKRRKTPNDSEENGGIKRMRDLQDIGLGIASNRKSNVHVNNWCSTELLPASHHVVSLSESNISDFCSSSSIKRRKYSVSSLKRKQSHVTQDHENTKIRNCQRSLSKKSKVTKVILPSYGYFGGSFQGQQPSLYELTTNKLKESPSASKASDVPVIISPHYSASSNETPLNPCENIHKMDSTKFDSEVKDFELASMLEVIDNECSNALIDIPLVVRDYLREDLSITIEDLPSKDLECDAAENQHGMSSQGNLVSHYTEGLGESSFTGNAYQVNNIRKKTQKKTLQQYLNGKKNLNGLRFNKNANSKGCINRADQSSNSLKDKVQESSVGLHCTLESQSLTFDPCGQSAKDDSISEAEGIAQDQISGPPLSGNVSYSQSDVVANNGSTHSRDQDRFSKICFQVSTLPRQLFPDNKLSLTDHAKYKVLRKLKYTGLDSHLFDVEVTVKSHYYGSYVPLISLTSKLNIKEIVGHPIPIEVVKDGFTDTFLTKKLACSAENKSNAFVNSQPGRKHNHTNVTSLKMKYSESKKSRLSSRKIRRLSSISVDGKRGVERKMVAKKLAGSTIACVPIRLVFSRITEALTCSSLLTSIS, from the exons ATGGTGGCCCGGCCGTGTTGTTGGCCTAGACGAACTGGAGGCGAAATGTGTGGTTCCACCGAGATCAGGGACTCCTATCAAGCTTCTTGGTCGGGAAGATGGAA GGACTGGTATAATCTTGCAAAATCAGCTCGTATTAAAGCGTTTCGTTGTGGTGAATTTGATGAATGCATTGAGAAGGTCATGATTTCTGGTGTTCACTCAAAGAAACGCTCAACCAGTACAGGAAAGTACATCCGCAGAGAAGATGCTATTCGCCATGCTTTGGAGATTGAAAAGCCTCATGTTCTTGCTGGAAATCAGAATGGCTCAGGAAATAATGATTCTTTATCTTTAAGAAAGATGATTTATGATTTTCCTAAAAGGATGAAGATGTATAAGCTTGACAAACAACCAAATCAAATAACCAGGAAAGTTGATGTTCTGGAAGAAGATTCAGCTCGAGAGGTTGCTCAACCTTTGATATCATCTCAACAGAAAAAGAAGCTTATTTACACTGATAGTAAGTTGAAAgagaaaaagagaaggaaaacTCCAAATGATTCAGAGGAAAATGGAGGGATAAAGCGAATGAGAGATCTTCAGGATATAGGATTGGGGATTGCATCCAATCGAAAGTCTAATGTGCATGTTAACAATTGGTGTTCAACTGAGCTACTGCCTGCCTCTCACCATGTTGTTTCACTCAGTGAATCAAACATTAGTGATTTTTGTAGTTCGAGTTcaataaaaagaagaaaatattCTGTTTCATCTCTGAAACGGAAGCAATCACATGTTACACAAGATCATGAGAACACAAAGATAAGAAATTGTCAGCGTTCACTAAGTAAGAAATCTAAGGTTACTAAAGTTATACTTCCATCATATGGTTATTTTGGTGGTTCTTTCCAAGGACAACAGCCATCTCTTTATGAACTTACTACAAATAAATTGAAGGAATCACCATCTGCTTCAAAGGCCTCAGATGTGCCTGTTATAATTAGCCCACATTATTCAGCATCTTCAAATGAGACACCATTGAATCCATGTGAGAACATTCACAAGATGGACAGTACAAAATTTGATTCTGAAGTGAAGGATTTTGAACTTGCAAGCATGTTGGAGGTTATTGACAATGAATGCTCTAATGCCCTCATTGACATACCATTGGTTGTGAGGGATTATCTTAGAGAAG ATCTTTCTATCACGATTGAAGACTTGCCGAGTAAAGACCTTGAGTGTGATGCAGCAGAAAACCAACATGGCATGTCCAGCCAGGGCAATCTTGTATCACACTACACTGAAGGACTTGGTGAGAGTAGCTTTACTGGAAATGCATATCAAGTAAATAACATCAGGAAAAAGACACAGAAGAAAACCTTGCAACAATATTTGAATGGGAAGAAGAACCTGAATGGATTAAGGTTTAACAAAAATGCAAATTCAAAAGGTTGCATAAACAGAGCTGATCAATCTAGCAATTCCTTGAAGGATAAAGTGCAGGAGTCTTCTGTGGGTTTGCACTGTACATTGGAGAGCCAATCATTAACCTTTGATCCCTGTGGTCAGTCGGCCAAGGATGACTCGATCTCAGAGGCAGAAGGCATTGCCCAAGATCAGATCTCTGGTCCTCCACTCTCCGGAAATGTTAGTTACTCCCAATCAGATGTTGTTGCAAACAACGGTTCTACACATTCAAGAGATCAAGATAGATTCTCCAAGATATGTTTTCAGGTTTCCACTCTTCCAAGACAATTGTTTCCTGACAACAAGCTTTCCCTCACTGACCATGCCAAATACAAGGTTCTCAGGAAACTAAAATATACAGGTTTAGATTCACATCTGTTTGATGTTGAAGTGACTGTAAAATCACACTATTATGGATCCTATGTGCCGCTAATCTCTCTCACGAGTAAATTGAATATTAAAGAAATTGTTGGCCACCCAATACCAATTGAGGTAGTGAAAGATGGCTTTACTGATACCTTTTTGACTAAGAAACTTGCTTGTTCAGCGGAGAATAAGAGTAATGCTTTTGTGAACTCGCAACCAGGAAGGAAACACAATCATACCAATGTGACTTCTCTGAAAATGAAATATTCAGAAAGTAAGAAATCAAGGTTGTCTTCCAGAAAGATAAGAAGGCTGTCATCAATTAGTGTCGACGGCAAGAGGGGAGTAGAGAGAAAAATGGTGGCTAAAAAGTTGGCTGGATCTACTATTGCATGTGTGCCAATCAGACTAGTCTTCAGTAGAATCACGGAAGCATTGACCTGCTCATCTTTATTGACAAGCATCAGTTAA
- the LOC121975617 gene encoding eukaryotic translation initiation factor 1A — protein sequence MPKNKGKGGKNRKRGKNEADDEKRELVFKEDGQEYAQVVRMLGNGRCEATCIDGTKRLCHIRGKMHKKVWIAAGDIILVGLRDYQDDKADVIFKYMPDEARLLKAYGELPENIRLNEGIGGLDEEDEGGADDYIEFEDEDIDKI from the coding sequence ATGCCGAAGAACAAGGGTAAAGGAGGGAAGAACCGCAAAAGGGGGAAGAACGAGGCCGACGACGAGAAGCGCGAGCTGGTATTCAAGGAGGACGGCCAGGAGTACGCCCAGGTGGTCCGGATGCTCGGCAACGGCCGCTGCGAGGCGACGTGTATCGATGGAACTAAGAGGCTTTGCCACATCCGTGGTAAGATGCACAAGAAGGTATGGATCGCCGCTGGGGACATCATCCTCGTAGGCCTTCGTGACTACCAGGACGACAAGGCCGACGTCATCTTCAAGTACATGCCCGATGAGGCACGTCTACTCAAGGCGTACGGTGAGCTTCCTGAGAACATCCGTCTCAACGAGGGTATCGGAGGCCTGGACGAGGAGGACGAGGGCGGCGCTGATGACTACATAGAGTTTGAGGATGAAGATATCGACAAGATCTAA